A region of uncultured Draconibacterium sp. DNA encodes the following proteins:
- a CDS encoding putative oxidoreductase C-terminal domain-containing protein encodes MKHLSTAAVTLAILFSACTGGSQKSTDSEKEKNMFTGAKGEVKIMTLDPGHFHAALVQKSMYNQVDPVVNVYAPDGEDVGDHLKRIEGFNSRTENPTSWVEKVYTGDDFFEKMIAEKPGNVMVTAGNNAKKTDYILKTVEAGIYVLADKPMVISPEEFPKLEKAFELAADKGVLLYDIMTERHEITTILQRELSQLPEVFGTLQKGTAEEPAITKESVHHFFKYVSGSALKRPAWFFDTKQQGEGIVDVNTHLVDLIQWEAFPEVILSKSDVEIISAKRWTTDLTPEMFKKVTYLDEYPDYLQKDVEGDVLKVFSNGEINYTLKGVHAKASVIWNFQAPEGAGDTHYSIMRGTKCNLEIIQGEEEGYKPQLYIEATEVDPMEFAASLNNAVTGLAETYPGISVEKIGDIKWKLNIPEKYKVGHEAHFGQVTEKYLQYLIDGKLPEWEVPNMIVKYYTTTEGLKAALNNE; translated from the coding sequence ATGAAACATCTATCAACTGCGGCCGTTACACTGGCAATTCTGTTTTCAGCGTGTACAGGTGGCAGCCAAAAATCAACCGACTCTGAAAAAGAGAAAAATATGTTTACAGGTGCAAAAGGAGAAGTGAAAATTATGACCCTCGACCCGGGACATTTTCATGCGGCTTTGGTACAAAAATCGATGTACAACCAGGTTGATCCGGTTGTAAATGTTTATGCGCCTGATGGTGAAGATGTGGGCGACCACTTAAAACGAATTGAAGGTTTTAATTCGCGTACTGAAAATCCAACATCGTGGGTAGAGAAGGTTTATACCGGTGACGATTTTTTTGAAAAAATGATTGCAGAAAAACCCGGTAACGTAATGGTTACCGCCGGAAATAACGCAAAAAAGACCGACTACATTCTAAAAACGGTTGAAGCCGGTATTTACGTGCTGGCCGACAAACCCATGGTTATTTCTCCCGAAGAATTTCCTAAACTGGAAAAAGCTTTCGAGTTAGCTGCCGACAAGGGTGTTTTACTGTACGATATTATGACCGAGCGTCATGAGATTACCACCATTTTGCAACGTGAATTATCGCAATTACCTGAAGTTTTTGGTACACTGCAAAAAGGAACCGCTGAAGAACCGGCTATTACCAAAGAAAGTGTGCACCACTTTTTTAAATATGTTTCGGGAAGTGCCTTAAAACGTCCGGCCTGGTTTTTCGATACCAAACAGCAGGGCGAAGGAATTGTAGACGTAAACACCCACCTGGTTGATTTGATTCAGTGGGAAGCTTTTCCTGAAGTTATTCTTTCAAAAAGCGATGTGGAGATTATTTCGGCTAAACGCTGGACCACCGACCTGACACCTGAAATGTTTAAAAAAGTAACGTATCTGGATGAATACCCGGACTATCTGCAAAAAGATGTAGAGGGAGATGTGCTAAAAGTTTTCAGCAACGGCGAAATCAATTATACACTAAAAGGTGTTCACGCCAAAGCATCGGTGATCTGGAACTTCCAGGCGCCGGAAGGTGCCGGCGACACCCACTACTCCATTATGCGTGGAACAAAATGCAACCTCGAAATTATTCAGGGTGAAGAGGAAGGTTACAAGCCGCAGTTATACATTGAAGCTACAGAGGTTGACCCGATGGAGTTTGCCGCAAGCCTGAATAATGCAGTAACAGGCCTGGCAGAAACGTACCCGGGAATTTCGGTGGAAAAAATTGGCGATATAAAGTGGAAATTAAATATCCCGGAGAAATACAAAGTCGGTCATGAGGCACACTTCGGGCAGGTAACCGAAAAATACCTGCAATATTTAATCGACGGAAAATTACCGGAATGGGAAGTACCAAATATGATTGTAAAATACTACACTACTACTGAAGGATTGAAAGCAGCGTTGAATAATGAATGA
- a CDS encoding BNR-4 repeat-containing protein, with the protein MKPILLLPVLSLVFLFACNTSRQKSAETTQQQTPTIHTLCDDGAWCWFSDPRAIYTDADKIVTGWVKKDGSIEVASLNPENGDTKFNNIYPQFEVDDHDNPAFTMLPDGNLFTMYAWHSTGKGVLSNTTTKGTDIESFGENVVFKPKTEELLANFPRETYTYANPFVLSEEDNKLFVFGRWIGYKPNLIISEDNGESWNEQYVVMSDKPFTLNNRPYVKYYSNGKSRIHMIFTDGHPRVEPTNSVYYCYYEKGAFWKADGTKICDLSGLPFQVTDATVVYKADEETGRAWICDVVEKDGTPYILYTRHPQETDHRYYYTWYNADNNSWEDHEICKAGKWFPQTPEGETEREPHYMGNMTFNPNKPNEIYLSREINGVFEIEKRTTSDGGSSWDITPITQNSELDNVRPYIPRYQPKDSKTVVLWMENNKYIHYTDYDCSIKYYVEP; encoded by the coding sequence ATGAAACCTATTCTGCTATTACCTGTTCTTTCGCTTGTATTTCTTTTTGCATGTAACACTTCTAGGCAAAAAAGCGCTGAAACAACACAACAACAAACTCCTACTATTCATACACTTTGTGATGATGGTGCCTGGTGCTGGTTTTCCGATCCGCGTGCGATATACACCGATGCCGATAAAATTGTTACCGGTTGGGTAAAAAAAGACGGATCGATTGAAGTTGCTTCTCTAAATCCTGAAAACGGAGACACAAAATTCAACAACATTTATCCGCAGTTTGAAGTTGACGATCATGACAATCCTGCTTTTACGATGCTTCCTGATGGTAATCTATTTACCATGTATGCCTGGCACTCAACAGGTAAAGGGGTGTTGAGCAATACAACTACAAAAGGCACTGATATTGAAAGTTTTGGCGAGAACGTGGTTTTCAAACCAAAAACCGAAGAATTGCTGGCGAATTTTCCAAGAGAAACTTACACCTATGCCAATCCTTTTGTGTTAAGCGAAGAGGATAACAAACTGTTTGTTTTTGGCCGCTGGATCGGCTATAAACCCAACCTGATAATTTCGGAGGACAACGGCGAAAGCTGGAACGAACAATATGTTGTAATGAGCGACAAACCTTTTACGCTCAACAACCGGCCCTACGTAAAATATTATTCTAATGGAAAATCCAGAATACACATGATATTTACCGACGGTCATCCACGTGTTGAACCCACTAACTCGGTGTATTACTGCTACTACGAAAAAGGTGCATTCTGGAAAGCCGATGGCACAAAAATCTGCGATCTCAGTGGATTGCCTTTCCAGGTAACCGATGCTACAGTGGTTTATAAAGCCGATGAAGAAACCGGCCGTGCCTGGATTTGCGATGTGGTGGAAAAAGACGGCACACCCTACATTTTGTACACCCGCCACCCGCAGGAAACCGACCACCGCTACTATTACACGTGGTATAATGCCGATAACAATAGCTGGGAAGACCACGAGATCTGCAAAGCCGGCAAATGGTTTCCGCAAACACCCGAAGGCGAAACAGAGCGCGAACCGCACTACATGGGTAACATGACTTTCAATCCAAATAAGCCCAATGAAATTTACCTGTCGCGCGAGATAAACGGTGTTTTTGAAATTGAAAAACGAACAACTTCTGACGGTGGAAGTTCGTGGGATATTACTCCAATTACCCAAAACTCGGAACTGGACAATGTGCGGCCATACATTCCACGATATCAACCAAAGGATTCCAAAACAGTGGTTTTATGGATGGAAAACAACAAGTACATTCATTACACCGATTACGATTGCAGCATAAAGTACTACGTTGAGCCTTAG
- a CDS encoding glycoside hydrolase family 2 TIM barrel-domain containing protein: protein MKRATTLFLILTIYLSTFSQQVDFLPNDWQNPAVFEKGQNAPHAFHIPYVSADDAVQNLPKKCENYKLLNGQWKFKWVETPKQAPVDFWQPGFETTGWDEIKVPSNWQMEGYGHPKFRNVAISFENDPPNIPDYYNPTGCYKKKFTVPENWEDKEVMLRFEGIKSASYVWVNGQRVGYNQGGFEPAEFNITPFIKKGENDLAVQVIRFSDGSYLENQDMWRLSGIFRDVKLYAQPKTFIHDYYVVTDFDENYEDATLTVETHIQNHLPEAESGEITVDVYDSEGRTILKDGALREDFEVDSLGNVKVQLSTLVVEPPQWSAEFPNLFILLVQLKNADGNVTEAFTQKIGFREVEYKDKILTVNGVPVKLNGVNSHMHHPEHGQAVPLETLKQDLLLMKQHNINCVRTCHYPPTPEYIALADELGMYIFDEVGDEAHNNINLSEKPEWTEMYRDRSRKLVYRDRNHPAVIVWSAGNESGSGQNINEVIKTGKAIDPSRPAWMYGGNTFYIPFEDLVGPRYWVPVDYKNLAQGKVLPANDRRASFMDEYLAATGNGLGGMDEYWEYIWKYPRLTGGAIWDWISPGIKTTRWILPDLSPQKNDGQIMGRPMFQQGVYGWGLEFSGHDDWVEFYRDPSLDITGNQLTIDFWVKPSEIPQPNVFVAKGAHGYGIQMADAKTLEFYVFGNERISAKAKVGEDFYENWHRISGIYNGSQLQLYIDNKRAGTTSFSGNISSTPFPLCIGREAETQDQGEHSGRMSKMVIDDVRVFNRAVNTNNIEKEKAGLVLHLNFEEDKKEGDFYAVGLGGRTYGIVWPDRTVQPEINQIKRSGQPIKIEAVDIENGVLKVTNRHHFKNLNELEGFWQITVDGEASQRGFFDCDIPAGETGEVTIDYRRPRIESTTECLLEVSFILKEDLNWAPKGHEIAWEQFAVSSDFYFVDEEENNDKVTATDDEDFIRISGNDFSYSINKKTGSFVSLKYKGTEYLEGGPEFMVWRAPIANDIDPWGSYMFGGSNVTPGMGRSIDNQLRTLGMRDLVSEVDDYELLQASDDKVTLKMDVFANSSLDPARRKDQWFFYSAFEQKQTWTFSADGSIQLDQEVIPHGPMPEMLQKVGLQFQLPKSFNQVQWYGRGPFENYPDRKTGAKVGLYHSTADSMYVPYIIPQEYGNRSDVRWLKVHNDDDHGLLIQGNELLNFSLHKYTTDNLSRAMYTYQLEEAPNTILNVDYEVSGVGGTAIRQLQKYRVRPDVKRYSLTIKPF from the coding sequence ATGAAACGAGCGACCACCTTGTTTTTAATTCTCACAATTTATCTCAGTACTTTTTCGCAGCAAGTTGATTTTCTTCCAAACGACTGGCAAAATCCGGCCGTTTTTGAAAAAGGACAAAATGCACCGCATGCATTTCATATCCCTTATGTATCGGCTGATGATGCCGTTCAGAATTTGCCAAAGAAATGCGAAAACTATAAATTGTTAAACGGCCAGTGGAAGTTTAAATGGGTGGAAACGCCAAAACAGGCACCTGTAGATTTTTGGCAGCCCGGTTTTGAAACAACAGGATGGGATGAAATAAAAGTTCCTTCAAACTGGCAAATGGAAGGTTACGGGCATCCTAAATTCCGAAATGTGGCCATCTCGTTTGAGAACGATCCACCGAATATTCCCGATTATTATAATCCGACCGGATGCTACAAAAAGAAATTTACCGTTCCAGAAAACTGGGAAGATAAAGAGGTAATGCTGAGGTTCGAAGGCATAAAATCGGCCTCGTATGTTTGGGTAAACGGACAGCGGGTTGGTTATAACCAGGGCGGTTTTGAACCGGCAGAGTTTAATATTACCCCATTTATAAAAAAGGGTGAAAACGACCTGGCTGTTCAGGTGATTCGTTTTTCTGATGGTTCGTATCTCGAGAATCAGGACATGTGGCGACTGTCGGGCATCTTTCGCGATGTAAAATTATACGCCCAACCCAAAACGTTTATTCACGATTATTATGTGGTAACCGATTTTGATGAAAATTATGAGGATGCAACATTAACTGTGGAAACCCATATACAGAATCACTTGCCTGAAGCAGAATCGGGAGAAATAACTGTTGATGTTTATGATTCGGAAGGCCGTACAATTTTAAAAGATGGGGCGCTTCGCGAAGATTTTGAAGTGGATTCATTGGGAAATGTTAAGGTGCAATTGTCTACTTTGGTTGTTGAGCCGCCACAGTGGTCGGCCGAGTTTCCGAACCTTTTTATCCTGCTGGTGCAGCTAAAAAATGCGGATGGAAATGTAACTGAAGCATTCACCCAAAAAATCGGTTTCCGCGAGGTGGAATACAAGGATAAGATTTTAACCGTAAACGGTGTTCCTGTTAAACTGAATGGTGTAAACAGCCACATGCATCATCCGGAACACGGGCAGGCGGTGCCGCTGGAAACTTTAAAGCAGGATTTGCTGCTGATGAAACAGCACAACATTAACTGTGTGCGAACCTGTCATTATCCACCAACACCTGAATATATTGCTTTGGCCGATGAACTGGGCATGTACATTTTTGATGAAGTGGGTGATGAGGCGCATAACAATATTAATCTTTCGGAAAAGCCGGAGTGGACCGAGATGTATCGCGACCGTTCGCGGAAACTGGTGTACCGCGACCGGAATCATCCGGCAGTAATTGTTTGGAGCGCCGGAAACGAATCGGGCAGCGGACAAAATATCAACGAAGTAATAAAAACCGGAAAAGCGATCGATCCCAGCCGCCCCGCGTGGATGTACGGAGGAAACACTTTTTATATTCCTTTCGAGGATTTGGTGGGACCACGGTACTGGGTGCCAGTTGATTATAAAAATCTGGCGCAGGGCAAAGTATTGCCTGCCAACGACAGGCGGGCATCGTTTATGGACGAGTACCTGGCTGCAACCGGGAATGGTCTTGGCGGCATGGACGAATACTGGGAATACATTTGGAAATACCCGCGTTTAACAGGTGGTGCCATTTGGGACTGGATCAGCCCCGGGATAAAAACAACGCGCTGGATTTTGCCGGATCTTTCGCCACAAAAAAACGATGGGCAGATAATGGGACGCCCCATGTTTCAGCAGGGCGTTTATGGTTGGGGGCTGGAATTCTCGGGGCACGATGACTGGGTGGAGTTTTACCGCGATCCAAGTCTGGATATTACCGGAAATCAGCTGACGATTGATTTTTGGGTGAAACCATCCGAAATTCCGCAGCCCAATGTTTTTGTCGCCAAAGGAGCACACGGTTATGGTATTCAAATGGCCGATGCAAAAACGCTGGAGTTTTATGTGTTTGGAAACGAACGTATTTCTGCCAAAGCAAAAGTGGGGGAGGATTTTTATGAAAACTGGCACCGTATCTCGGGTATTTACAACGGAAGTCAGCTGCAGCTTTACATCGATAATAAACGGGCAGGCACTACTTCGTTTTCAGGAAATATTAGCTCAACACCTTTCCCGCTTTGTATTGGTCGCGAGGCCGAAACACAGGATCAGGGCGAACACTCGGGGCGTATGTCAAAAATGGTGATCGACGATGTGCGGGTGTTTAACCGTGCTGTAAATACCAATAATATTGAGAAAGAAAAAGCAGGTCTGGTACTGCATCTGAATTTTGAGGAAGATAAAAAAGAAGGTGATTTTTATGCGGTTGGTTTGGGTGGAAGAACGTATGGAATTGTGTGGCCCGACAGAACTGTTCAGCCTGAAATCAATCAAATAAAACGATCGGGGCAACCGATAAAAATTGAAGCTGTTGACATTGAAAACGGTGTGCTGAAAGTGACCAACCGTCATCATTTCAAAAATTTGAATGAGCTGGAAGGATTCTGGCAGATTACGGTAGATGGTGAAGCCAGTCAGCGCGGATTTTTTGATTGCGATATTCCAGCAGGCGAAACAGGCGAAGTAACTATTGATTACCGCAGGCCGCGTATTGAATCGACCACAGAGTGTCTGCTGGAAGTTTCTTTTATTCTAAAAGAAGATTTGAACTGGGCTCCAAAAGGCCACGAGATTGCCTGGGAACAGTTTGCCGTGTCAAGCGATTTTTATTTTGTTGATGAGGAAGAGAACAACGACAAAGTTACTGCTACAGATGATGAAGATTTTATACGGATAAGTGGCAACGATTTTAGCTATTCCATTAATAAAAAAACAGGAAGTTTTGTGTCGTTGAAATATAAGGGCACTGAGTATCTCGAGGGCGGACCCGAATTTATGGTTTGGCGCGCACCAATTGCCAACGATATCGACCCGTGGGGAAGTTACATGTTTGGCGGCAGCAATGTAACGCCGGGAATGGGACGAAGTATCGACAACCAGTTGCGTACCCTGGGAATGCGTGATCTGGTTTCAGAAGTAGACGACTATGAGTTGCTGCAGGCGAGCGACGATAAGGTGACGCTGAAAATGGATGTATTTGCCAATTCAAGCCTTGATCCGGCCAGACGAAAAGACCAGTGGTTTTTTTATTCGGCATTCGAGCAAAAACAAACCTGGACATTTTCTGCTGACGGAAGTATTCAGTTGGATCAGGAAGTAATTCCGCACGGACCAATGCCTGAAATGTTGCAAAAGGTTGGCCTGCAATTTCAGTTACCAAAAAGTTTTAACCAGGTTCAATGGTATGGCCGCGGACCGTTTGAGAACTACCCCGACCGCAAAACAGGGGCAAAAGTAGGGCTGTATCATTCAACTGCCGACTCCATGTACGTACCTTACATTATTCCGCAGGAATACGGTAACCGCAGCGATGTGCGCTGGCTAAAAGTGCATAACGATGATGATCATGGATTATTGATTCAAGGAAATGAACTGCTGAATTTTAGCCTGCATAAATACACCACTGATAACTTGTCGCGCGCCATGTATACGTATCAGCTGGAGGAGGCTCCGAATACGATTCTGAACGTGGACTACGAAGTATCGGGAGTTGGTGGTACGGCCATCCGCCAATTGCAAAAATACCGGGTGCGCCCCGATGTGAAAAGGTATTCGTTAACGATTAAGCCGTTTTAA
- a CDS encoding sulfatase, with protein sequence MKKLTYLIFAAVVLFTASCTPKKQQTTATQQSPNFVVIFIDDMGYGDPCCFGGTGYSTPNIDKLAAEGMRFTNFYAAQPVCSASRAGLLTGCYPNRIGISGALFPYSKVGINPNETTIAEMLKEKGYATGIYGKWHLGHHKAFLPLQNGFDEYVGLPYSNDMWPLSNTGQKLPEGNARLKNPALPVMMNNDVLFTINSWEEQDTLTTLYTDKAVDFISRNANQPFFLYLPHSMAHIPLGVSDKFRGKSEQGLYGDVMMEIDWSVGQIEKALAENGLSENTVIIFTTDNGPWLNFGNHAGSAGGLREGKTTSWEGGQRVPFIIKWPGKTPAGTICNKLGCAIDILPSFAKIAGTPLPELKIDGTSIVELWKGNTTANPRETILFYYGQNNLNGVRKGNWKLVLPHTWASYNTEPGRDGNGGKRIQMTVETPELYNMMRDPGEQYNVIEYYPGKAAELMQVVEKARAELGDLNMGMEKGSGNRDIGRL encoded by the coding sequence ATGAAAAAGCTAACTTATCTCATTTTTGCAGCAGTAGTTTTATTTACTGCTTCGTGCACACCCAAAAAACAACAAACAACAGCAACGCAGCAATCGCCAAATTTTGTGGTTATATTTATCGATGATATGGGTTATGGCGACCCGTGTTGTTTTGGAGGAACGGGATACAGCACTCCAAATATCGACAAACTTGCTGCAGAGGGCATGCGTTTTACCAACTTTTACGCCGCACAACCTGTTTGCAGTGCCTCGCGGGCAGGTTTGCTAACCGGGTGTTACCCTAACCGCATTGGAATCTCAGGCGCTCTGTTCCCTTATAGCAAGGTGGGAATTAATCCGAATGAAACAACTATTGCCGAGATGCTGAAAGAAAAAGGTTACGCAACCGGCATTTACGGGAAATGGCATCTTGGACATCATAAAGCGTTTTTACCTCTTCAAAATGGATTTGACGAATATGTTGGGCTACCCTACTCCAACGATATGTGGCCACTATCCAATACAGGGCAAAAACTTCCTGAAGGAAATGCCCGGTTAAAAAACCCGGCTCTTCCGGTGATGATGAATAATGATGTGCTTTTTACCATTAACAGTTGGGAAGAACAAGACACACTTACCACACTTTACACCGACAAAGCTGTCGACTTTATTAGCAGAAACGCCAACCAACCATTTTTCTTATACCTGCCACATTCCATGGCTCACATCCCCTTGGGCGTTTCCGATAAATTTCGCGGAAAAAGCGAACAGGGTTTATACGGCGATGTAATGATGGAAATTGACTGGAGTGTTGGTCAGATTGAAAAGGCGCTTGCTGAGAATGGGCTTAGCGAAAATACTGTTATTATTTTTACTACCGATAACGGTCCGTGGCTTAATTTTGGTAATCATGCCGGGTCAGCCGGAGGATTGCGCGAAGGTAAAACCACCAGCTGGGAAGGCGGACAGCGTGTCCCGTTTATTATAAAATGGCCTGGAAAAACTCCGGCCGGAACGATTTGTAATAAACTGGGCTGCGCCATTGATATACTGCCCAGTTTTGCAAAGATAGCCGGTACACCGCTTCCTGAATTAAAAATAGACGGAACAAGCATTGTTGAACTTTGGAAAGGAAATACCACCGCTAATCCGCGCGAGACCATTTTGTTTTATTATGGTCAAAATAACCTGAATGGCGTTCGCAAGGGAAACTGGAAACTGGTACTCCCCCACACATGGGCATCGTACAACACCGAACCGGGAAGAGACGGAAATGGAGGGAAACGTATTCAAATGACCGTTGAAACTCCCGAGCTTTATAACATGATGCGCGATCCGGGAGAACAGTACAATGTAATAGAATATTACCCCGGGAAAGCTGCCGAGTTGATGCAGGTAGTTGAAAAAGCACGTGCAGAACTGGGTGACTTAAATATGGGAATGGAAAAAGGTTCTGGCAACAGGGACATCGGCAGGTTATAA